In one Polycladomyces subterraneus genomic region, the following are encoded:
- a CDS encoding glucosamine-6-phosphate deaminase: MVSSVKPLFTKQVDRLKVRVYANRREMGQAAGESVVERLRLLLKEQSEVRMVFAAAPSQLEMLNTLCQAEGIDWSRVTAFHMDEYIGLPESSPQRFAHFLHHHLFDRVHPGIVHVIEGNRDPYVECERYARLIREKPLDIVCLGIGENGHLAFNDPPVADFEDPEVIKRVALDPVCRRQQVNDGCFDDLDSVPTHALTLTIPTLMSGRYLVCAVPGESKRIAVAKTLNEPVSTSCPASILRYHPDCTLYLDLESSGVTHDLSHH, from the coding sequence GTGGTTTCGTCCGTCAAGCCCTTGTTCACCAAACAGGTGGATCGGCTCAAGGTGCGAGTATATGCCAACCGTCGGGAAATGGGACAGGCGGCGGGGGAATCGGTGGTAGAGCGTCTGCGTCTACTGCTGAAGGAGCAATCCGAGGTGCGCATGGTGTTCGCCGCAGCCCCTTCCCAATTGGAGATGCTGAATACTTTGTGTCAGGCCGAAGGAATCGATTGGTCGCGTGTCACCGCGTTTCACATGGATGAGTATATCGGATTGCCGGAATCGTCACCCCAACGATTCGCCCATTTTTTGCATCACCATCTGTTTGACCGTGTCCATCCGGGAATCGTGCATGTGATCGAAGGAAACCGTGATCCGTATGTCGAATGCGAGCGTTATGCCCGATTGATCAGGGAAAAACCGCTGGACATCGTTTGTTTGGGTATCGGAGAAAACGGTCATTTGGCCTTCAATGATCCGCCGGTGGCCGACTTCGAAGATCCGGAGGTGATCAAACGCGTGGCACTGGACCCTGTCTGCCGCAGACAACAGGTGAATGACGGTTGCTTCGATGACCTGGACTCTGTTCCCACTCATGCGTTGACCCTGACCATTCCGACGCTCATGTCGGGGCGGTACCTGGTTTGTGCCGTACCCGGAGAAAGCAAACGAATCGCAGTCGCTAAAACGTTGAATGAACCGGTCAGTACTTCCTGCCCGGCCTCCATTCTCCGGTATCATCCGGATTGTACATTGTATCTGGATTTGGAATCGAGCGGTGTTACCCATGACCTGTCACATCATTGA
- a CDS encoding sugar phosphate isomerase/epimerase family protein, whose translation MMTVFSRLSVLTDEVSQDWDEVLAFVEECALSYVELRSVWRANVMDMEPDRLRHLRSTLAERGVRVSGLASPVFKCALDSNRPVERGDTFFASEGTVNDHMDMLKRALEVAGFFQAPGVRIFSFWRERNPDLYVDEVAEHLHQAVRLAEEAGVTLWLENEPSTNGGYADEVAQLAAKVNSPFLRVLWDPGNERYGGRVPFPVGYEQVRPWIGHVHLKDAIYTSEQGGQCVPISEGEACLEKQLSALERDGYTGLYTVETHYVPEGGTPADGTRRSFSGLRRIWELA comes from the coding sequence ATGATGACGGTCTTTTCGCGTCTCAGCGTGTTGACGGATGAAGTGTCCCAGGATTGGGACGAAGTACTCGCTTTTGTCGAAGAGTGTGCACTTTCCTATGTAGAGCTTCGGTCCGTGTGGAGGGCCAATGTCATGGACATGGAGCCGGATCGATTGCGCCATCTTCGTTCCACGTTGGCTGAGCGGGGGGTACGGGTGTCCGGCCTGGCTTCCCCCGTGTTCAAATGCGCATTGGACTCGAACCGGCCGGTGGAGCGTGGCGACACCTTTTTCGCTTCCGAAGGCACGGTGAACGACCATATGGACATGTTGAAACGGGCACTGGAAGTGGCCGGTTTTTTTCAGGCGCCCGGCGTTCGTATCTTCTCATTCTGGCGGGAACGCAACCCGGATTTGTACGTGGATGAGGTTGCGGAGCATCTCCATCAAGCAGTCCGGTTGGCTGAGGAAGCGGGCGTGACCCTGTGGTTGGAAAACGAACCTTCCACCAACGGGGGCTACGCCGACGAGGTGGCGCAGTTGGCGGCCAAGGTGAATTCCCCGTTTTTGCGTGTGTTGTGGGACCCCGGAAACGAACGATACGGGGGGAGGGTACCGTTTCCCGTCGGGTATGAACAGGTACGGCCTTGGATCGGGCACGTCCATCTGAAAGACGCCATCTACACATCGGAACAAGGTGGGCAATGCGTACCGATCAGCGAAGGGGAGGCCTGCTTGGAAAAGCAATTGTCTGCATTGGAACGGGATGGGTATACCGGGTTGTACACGGTGGAAACCCATTACGTCCCGGAAGGCGGTACGCCGGCGGACGGTACACGTCGATCGTTTTCCGGATTACGTCGAATCTGGGAGCTTGCCTGA
- a CDS encoding DegT/DnrJ/EryC1/StrS family aminotransferase produces MSRLAIDGGDPVRTEPFPAWPVFGAEEERALIEVLRSGKWGALDGSKVKQFQERFAAFQDAKHGICVVNGTLALEVALRAAGVGPGDEVIVPSYTFIATATSVLAVGARPVFADVDPQTMQIDPASVEERVNSRTRAVIPVHLAGHPADLDAIMAIARRYGLTVIEDAAQAHGAAWKGRRVGAIGHLGTFSFQSSKNITAGEGGIVVTNDDALAACVWSIHNVGRVPGGLWYQHESIGWNLRMAEFQAAVLLCQLDRAEEQLHRRQVNAAALSGLLAHIDGVEPLTVDSRVTSHAWHIYLFRYDSTAFGGMDKSTFIRCLQAEGIPAAPGYIPLHRNRAMRQALWEQFGVREEDIPPCPSAERACDETVVWLPQSALMGTSQDLASIAQALEKIQAVVNQRRQAK; encoded by the coding sequence ATGAGCCGATTGGCGATTGACGGAGGCGATCCGGTACGGACGGAACCGTTTCCCGCGTGGCCGGTGTTCGGGGCTGAAGAGGAGCGGGCTCTGATTGAAGTGTTGCGGTCAGGAAAATGGGGGGCCTTGGACGGTTCCAAAGTAAAGCAGTTTCAGGAACGGTTCGCTGCTTTTCAGGATGCGAAACACGGCATTTGCGTCGTCAATGGTACATTGGCGTTGGAGGTGGCATTGCGTGCGGCCGGTGTGGGTCCAGGAGACGAAGTGATCGTGCCATCGTACACGTTTATCGCCACGGCCACATCGGTTTTGGCGGTCGGGGCCCGTCCGGTTTTCGCCGATGTCGACCCACAAACGATGCAGATCGACCCGGCGTCAGTGGAAGAACGGGTGAACAGTCGGACACGGGCCGTCATTCCCGTACACTTGGCGGGCCATCCCGCTGATTTGGATGCCATCATGGCGATTGCGCGGCGGTACGGCCTTACCGTGATCGAAGACGCGGCTCAGGCGCACGGGGCGGCGTGGAAAGGGCGCAGGGTCGGTGCGATCGGTCACCTCGGTACGTTCAGCTTTCAATCGAGTAAAAACATCACGGCTGGAGAAGGTGGAATCGTGGTGACCAACGACGATGCACTCGCTGCCTGCGTCTGGTCGATACACAATGTCGGCCGCGTACCGGGTGGTTTGTGGTACCAACATGAAAGCATCGGATGGAACTTACGGATGGCTGAGTTTCAGGCCGCCGTTTTGCTTTGTCAATTGGATCGGGCGGAGGAGCAATTGCACCGTCGACAGGTGAACGCGGCAGCACTGTCCGGTTTGTTGGCACATATCGACGGGGTGGAACCGCTCACTGTTGACTCACGTGTCACTTCCCATGCATGGCACATATACCTCTTTCGGTATGACTCTACGGCGTTCGGGGGGATGGACAAGAGTACGTTCATCCGATGTCTGCAGGCAGAAGGGATCCCGGCGGCACCGGGGTATATCCCACTTCACCGAAACCGGGCGATGCGTCAGGCGCTTTGGGAACAATTCGGTGTGAGAGAAGAAGACATCCCTCCATGTCCGTCGGCAGAGCGCGCTTGTGATGAAACAGTGGTATGGTTGCCGCAGTCGGCGTTGATGGGTACATCCCAAGATTTGGCCTCTATCGCACAGGCGCTCGAAAAGATTCAGGCGGTTGTCAATCAAAGACGGCAGGCAAAGTAA
- a CDS encoding DegT/DnrJ/EryC1/StrS family aminotransferase: MEVWEGRLAKDGGTPVIEPGSLPTVSDASGRTFGEEELAELTEVIRSGRLGRNEGTKVKAFEQAFARRWGVPHATASTSGTAALHLAIGAINPDPGDEIITTPITDFGTIIPILMQNAIPVFADIDPETWCLDPTSVEQRITDRTRAIILVHLFGRPADPDPILGIARRYGLRVIEDCSQAFLTESKGRLVGTIGDIGCFSFQQSKHMSCGDGGMTITKDEELAWRIRLFQDKGWPREGNLRTHLFLSPNYRMTELQGAVGLAQLKKLDDVVRRREERARQLTLALSDVPELRPIRLGPGDRASYWLYPMHVDTASLGVSTKELAYALQQEGLPARAGYVEPMYKVPAIRERQTYGRSGYPFVGAREKEVVYPDGLCPHAEAMAERMILLAWNERYTEEHVRAIASGLKKVVYHYRQQRHQGGAAG; the protein is encoded by the coding sequence GTGGAAGTTTGGGAGGGGCGTTTGGCGAAAGACGGCGGCACGCCGGTGATCGAGCCGGGGAGTCTGCCGACGGTTTCGGATGCGAGCGGCAGAACGTTTGGCGAGGAGGAACTGGCGGAGTTGACCGAGGTGATCCGCTCGGGGCGGCTGGGCAGGAATGAAGGGACCAAAGTCAAAGCGTTTGAGCAGGCGTTTGCACGGCGGTGGGGCGTCCCGCATGCGACTGCATCCACGTCGGGGACAGCTGCCCTCCATTTGGCCATTGGTGCGATCAACCCCGATCCCGGCGATGAAATCATCACCACCCCCATCACCGATTTCGGCACCATTATCCCGATCCTGATGCAAAATGCCATTCCCGTCTTCGCCGACATCGATCCGGAAACCTGGTGTCTCGATCCCACCTCGGTGGAGCAGCGCATCACCGATCGCACGCGGGCGATCATTCTCGTGCATCTATTCGGCCGGCCGGCTGATCCCGACCCGATCCTCGGCATCGCCCGTCGTTATGGGTTACGGGTGATCGAAGACTGTTCGCAAGCGTTTTTGACAGAATCCAAAGGACGTCTGGTCGGTACGATCGGGGATATTGGTTGTTTCAGTTTTCAACAATCCAAACACATGAGTTGCGGTGACGGCGGCATGACAATCACCAAGGATGAGGAGCTTGCTTGGCGGATTCGCCTGTTTCAAGATAAGGGATGGCCGAGGGAAGGGAATTTGCGCACTCATCTCTTTTTGTCTCCCAATTACCGGATGACGGAGTTACAGGGAGCGGTCGGTCTGGCCCAGCTAAAAAAACTGGATGATGTGGTGCGGAGGCGGGAGGAACGCGCCCGTCAATTGACGTTGGCATTGTCGGATGTGCCGGAATTGCGCCCGATCCGGCTGGGGCCGGGTGATCGTGCAAGCTATTGGCTCTATCCGATGCATGTCGATACCGCATCGCTTGGTGTAAGCACAAAGGAGTTGGCCTATGCCCTTCAGCAGGAAGGATTGCCTGCACGTGCCGGGTATGTGGAACCGATGTACAAGGTTCCGGCGATTCGGGAACGTCAAACATACGGGCGGTCTGGCTATCCTTTCGTCGGGGCGCGGGAAAAAGAAGTCGTCTATCCAGACGGTTTATGCCCGCATGCCGAAGCGATGGCAGAGCGAATGATCCTGTTGGCATGGAACGAAAGATACACTGAAGAGCATGTACGTGCGATTGCCAGCGGATTGAAAAAAGTTGTTTACCATTATCGGCAACAGAGACATCAGGGAGGCGCTGCTGGATGA
- a CDS encoding ABC transporter substrate-binding protein: MKSWVSRIALFVVLVLLLGALAGCGIPKNDAANPKKSNGPITLEFWTINLKKDFSDYIQGLIQSYEKAHPNVKIKWVDVPGQEVERKLLAALAAGEAPDVVNLDSMNLPKFVDQNALAPVDGLLQPNDLNVYFANLRQGLTFNGKLMAVPWYHAGPYIGMINTALYKKAGLDPNKPPANLDEALQHGKLIHQKLPNVYGSNTFPNIMLMVAEGLPILSPDKKKAVFNSPQHVRFIQKFVDAYKTGAISSGVIGKEERSLPQNLENEQIAIATMQGAFNLTKLEKNAPNVFQNIKVTPPMKGKAGIIPLKGIQTLVIPKSSAHPKEAADFAKFVTSPENQLAFCKLVPIFPSTEQTLKDPFFTHFAVKTKQDEARKIMVASMKDVVSDTLGIQNEQDLRDAFDEEMRAVLMGKKSVKQGLDDAVKQWNESLAQSH; this comes from the coding sequence GTGAAATCCTGGGTATCCCGGATCGCACTGTTCGTAGTCCTCGTATTGTTGCTCGGCGCCCTCGCGGGCTGCGGCATCCCGAAAAACGACGCTGCCAATCCGAAGAAATCGAACGGGCCCATTACGCTGGAATTTTGGACAATCAACTTGAAAAAGGATTTCTCCGATTATATTCAAGGTCTGATCCAGTCATACGAAAAGGCCCATCCCAATGTGAAAATCAAATGGGTGGACGTCCCCGGACAAGAAGTGGAACGAAAGCTGCTGGCCGCTCTTGCCGCGGGTGAAGCTCCTGACGTCGTCAACTTGGACAGCATGAACCTGCCCAAATTCGTTGACCAAAACGCCCTTGCTCCTGTTGACGGCTTGCTACAGCCGAACGACCTGAATGTCTATTTCGCCAACCTGCGCCAAGGCCTCACGTTCAACGGCAAACTGATGGCCGTGCCGTGGTATCACGCAGGTCCGTACATCGGCATGATCAACACCGCTCTGTACAAAAAAGCCGGATTGGATCCGAACAAACCGCCCGCCAATCTGGATGAAGCACTCCAACACGGCAAATTGATTCACCAGAAACTCCCCAATGTATACGGCTCCAACACGTTCCCCAACATCATGCTCATGGTCGCCGAAGGATTGCCGATCCTGAGTCCCGACAAGAAAAAAGCCGTCTTCAATTCTCCGCAACACGTCCGATTCATCCAAAAATTCGTCGATGCCTACAAAACCGGTGCCATCTCGAGCGGCGTGATCGGCAAGGAGGAGCGTTCCCTGCCGCAAAACCTGGAGAACGAACAGATCGCCATCGCCACGATGCAGGGAGCCTTCAACCTGACAAAACTTGAGAAAAACGCACCTAACGTCTTTCAAAACATCAAAGTGACCCCGCCGATGAAAGGCAAAGCTGGCATTATCCCGCTCAAGGGCATTCAAACTCTTGTCATACCCAAATCGAGTGCCCATCCGAAAGAAGCGGCCGATTTCGCCAAGTTTGTCACCAGTCCGGAAAATCAATTGGCATTCTGCAAACTGGTCCCCATCTTCCCGTCGACCGAACAAACGCTGAAAGATCCCTTCTTCACCCACTTCGCAGTGAAGACCAAACAGGATGAAGCCCGCAAAATCATGGTCGCTTCGATGAAAGACGTCGTCAGTGACACCTTGGGCATTCAGAACGAACAGGATTTGCGCGATGCCTTTGATGAGGAGATGCGCGCGGTGCTGATGGGGAAAAAATCGGTCAAGCAAGGGTTGGATGATGCCGTGAAGCAATGGAACGAAAGCCTCGCCCAGTCTCATTGA
- a CDS encoding carbohydrate ABC transporter permease produces the protein MSMPIPTQPAPQSQAPLRRRTRLGLRRFSWVPYLFLLPGVAFFVIFDYIPAFNALYLSFTKYHVLSPPEWVGLRNYHDMLNDPTFWKALKNSFAYMVIIVPMLVVIPLFLAILVNQKLKGIHLFRVAYYLPVVTSMVTVSIAWNYLYHESGLLNYLLITLDILSKPISWLLDLNTAIFAVALVESWKAMGFYMIIYLAGLQSVPQDLIEAARVDGANRLRVIWHVVIPMLRPFVALCVVMAGKGAMEVFTSVYMLTQGGPLDSTTNLTYYIYDLAFQKLNIGYASAVGMVLWVILLVLSFLNFRLSHGGERMQ, from the coding sequence ATGTCGATGCCCATACCGACACAACCGGCCCCGCAGTCGCAAGCCCCCCTTCGACGCCGTACCCGTCTTGGCCTCCGCCGTTTTTCCTGGGTGCCGTATCTGTTTTTGCTACCGGGGGTGGCGTTTTTCGTTATTTTTGACTACATCCCTGCATTCAACGCTTTGTATCTCTCTTTCACCAAATACCACGTTCTCTCTCCCCCTGAGTGGGTAGGGCTGCGAAACTATCACGACATGCTGAATGATCCAACGTTCTGGAAGGCGCTGAAAAACTCGTTTGCCTACATGGTGATCATAGTTCCCATGTTGGTGGTGATCCCGCTATTTCTCGCCATTCTGGTCAACCAAAAACTGAAAGGCATCCATCTCTTCCGAGTCGCCTATTACTTACCTGTAGTCACATCAATGGTCACGGTCTCTATCGCGTGGAACTATCTCTATCACGAAAGCGGTCTGCTCAATTATCTGCTGATAACGTTGGACATTTTGTCCAAACCGATTAGTTGGCTGTTGGACTTGAATACGGCCATTTTCGCTGTGGCCCTTGTGGAATCTTGGAAAGCAATGGGTTTTTACATGATCATTTATCTAGCCGGGTTGCAGTCCGTTCCGCAGGATCTGATCGAGGCGGCCCGGGTGGACGGCGCCAACCGCCTGCGCGTCATTTGGCACGTCGTCATCCCGATGTTGCGACCGTTTGTTGCGTTATGTGTGGTCATGGCCGGCAAAGGCGCTATGGAGGTGTTCACCAGCGTGTACATGCTGACCCAGGGCGGACCGCTGGACAGCACGACCAATTTGACCTACTACATCTACGATCTCGCCTTCCAAAAGTTGAACATTGGCTATGCCAGCGCGGTCGGCATGGTGTTGTGGGTGATACTGCTGGTGTTGTCCTTTTTGAATTTCCGACTGTCCCACGGAGGTGAACGCATGCAATGA
- a CDS encoding carbohydrate ABC transporter permease: protein MKRMAKTTGMYVLLTAIACLFIGPFILLVSTAFKSDSQPVFSFPPQWLPDPPVWDNFHQAWNDIPFPRYMFNSFFLVGVMVPLHLLFASITAYPLARMRFFGRNFIFYGMIATMFIPPEVMLIPRFLLIKTLHMTDSYWGIIVPGLLGGFAVFLMRQAYLAIPRELEEAAIIDGCGPFRMWWSIMMPLTAPTTAALGVFSFISVWNSFVWPLIVLKSPELYPLSLGLAYLAGTFGFDVKSLAAGAVISVTPIIIFFLLMQRYFIYGMQGAVKK from the coding sequence ATGAAACGGATGGCAAAAACCACGGGGATGTATGTGTTACTTACGGCGATCGCCTGTCTGTTCATCGGCCCATTCATCCTGCTGGTCTCCACCGCCTTCAAATCGGACAGCCAACCGGTGTTTAGCTTTCCGCCCCAGTGGCTTCCTGATCCGCCGGTATGGGACAACTTCCATCAGGCGTGGAACGATATCCCGTTCCCCCGTTACATGTTTAATTCGTTTTTCCTGGTTGGCGTCATGGTGCCGCTTCACCTCCTCTTCGCATCCATCACCGCTTACCCGCTGGCACGGATGCGTTTTTTCGGACGAAACTTCATCTTTTACGGCATGATCGCCACGATGTTTATTCCGCCCGAAGTGATGTTGATCCCGCGTTTCCTCTTGATCAAAACGCTGCACATGACCGACAGCTACTGGGGGATCATCGTTCCCGGACTGTTGGGGGGATTTGCCGTCTTCCTCATGAGACAGGCCTATCTCGCCATTCCAAGAGAGTTGGAAGAGGCGGCCATTATCGATGGTTGCGGCCCTTTTCGCATGTGGTGGAGCATCATGATGCCGCTGACGGCTCCCACCACTGCCGCTCTTGGTGTCTTTTCCTTCATCTCGGTGTGGAATTCGTTCGTCTGGCCGCTGATCGTACTGAAATCACCCGAGCTTTATCCGCTGTCACTCGGCTTGGCCTACTTGGCCGGCACATTCGGATTTGATGTCAAATCGTTGGCCGCCGGTGCTGTCATCTCGGTGACACCGATCATCATCTTTTTCCTGCTGATGCAGCGGTATTTCATCTACGGAATGCAGGGTGCAGTGAAAAAATAG
- a CDS encoding YciI family protein, translating into MAYFAAILHMEKPELNQKYRPDHLAYLDQLAEQGKIFAKGPFADGSGGMVVYIADSLEEAREMAERDPYVVHGVRRLELHEWKI; encoded by the coding sequence ATGGCATATTTTGCGGCCATATTGCACATGGAGAAACCGGAACTGAATCAGAAGTATCGACCGGATCATCTTGCGTATCTGGATCAATTGGCAGAACAGGGAAAGATTTTTGCGAAAGGACCATTTGCGGACGGTTCGGGAGGAATGGTGGTGTACATCGCCGATTCGCTGGAGGAAGCAAGAGAGATGGCGGAACGCGACCCGTACGTGGTCCATGGCGTCCGGCGTCTGGAACTGCATGAGTGGAAGATATAA
- a CDS encoding DUF2339 domain-containing protein: MDLDGFLITLLLLFLLALFIIYFVMIYAVVSLWKQVKTLKSRMADLELRMQGMPQPGREATEESVPPPSPADVPQPPHLTWDSSVTFPTAPSRPTPDPTWPGVTGGSPAPSRPTKPLRTRAEWELLIGGKWLNRVGAVALMIGLGFFLKYAFDHQWLNETARMLIGTLVTAALLGLGSRWHNKGLPIFAQGLFGAGVAIGYLTVYASFNFYHLVPQPVALLLMSAMTVLAFWVAIRHNSLAISVLGWAGGYLTPFLLSSENPNDIGLLGYIALLSAGLLWVIRRKTVWLPWLLPMTAGATYLLYVVWFAFLSRHDQWWMEILFLTLYWALFTWFDTIRADRGQHLSETAQIVGRIVAGVNSGLFVSLSYAASYQEYEKWDGLLLLSAGVLYFWLSYIADKRRWGSAEAIQYRMSAFTYAAVATAMFFSGATLGILWAIEAAAVARMGAVRQSRMDWAAASGLAFLAFWMWIDQSASIDITQIWPLLNQQTLYSGVLAASLAIGGWWARHLPGKTRTMVSRAWHAVGAFTLLYWISFQSDVWSFYLEKVANHTWAETDERLWTVIAWLLYALVMAWIGSRFRLAVPVWAGAGPYVLAVLWAMVLGEGYPHDVSTFVPVINIRFAAFVCLAVGGWLLKRQLQTAPGIAPFARWVSLTAHVAIFLLIWELLSTETMDVFDRLIVSVQPSKTHTIHYYENLQQLSLSGVWLLYSIALMVIGIIRRVQTVRMASIVLFGITILKIFILDLSFLDTLYRIFSFIGLGLILLSVSFVYQRYKDVLQLGGDKKEHVDG; the protein is encoded by the coding sequence TTGGATTTGGATGGATTTCTGATCACTTTGCTGCTGTTATTTTTGTTAGCTCTATTCATTATTTATTTCGTCATGATTTACGCAGTGGTTTCTTTATGGAAACAAGTCAAAACGCTGAAGTCGCGTATGGCTGATTTGGAGCTTCGTATGCAGGGGATGCCGCAGCCTGGCCGTGAAGCTACCGAAGAGTCGGTACCGCCACCTTCGCCGGCCGATGTCCCTCAACCCCCGCACTTGACCTGGGACTCGTCAGTTACGTTTCCTACTGCACCCTCTCGGCCAACTCCTGATCCTACTTGGCCGGGGGTTACCGGAGGTTCTCCCGCTCCTTCCCGCCCAACCAAACCGTTGCGCACCCGTGCGGAGTGGGAGTTGCTGATCGGAGGGAAATGGTTGAATCGGGTCGGTGCCGTTGCTCTGATGATCGGTTTAGGCTTTTTCCTCAAATATGCGTTTGATCACCAGTGGCTGAATGAAACGGCCCGCATGTTGATCGGCACATTGGTGACCGCCGCATTGCTGGGTTTGGGTTCCCGATGGCACAACAAAGGGCTGCCCATTTTTGCGCAGGGATTGTTTGGAGCTGGTGTGGCGATCGGTTACTTGACAGTGTACGCGTCGTTCAATTTTTATCATCTGGTACCGCAACCCGTGGCGCTCTTGCTGATGTCGGCCATGACGGTCCTTGCCTTTTGGGTGGCGATCCGTCATAATTCGCTTGCCATTTCCGTGCTGGGTTGGGCCGGCGGATATCTGACTCCCTTTCTGCTCAGCTCCGAAAATCCCAACGATATTGGATTGCTGGGCTACATCGCCCTGTTGTCAGCGGGATTGTTGTGGGTGATCCGGAGAAAAACGGTGTGGCTCCCATGGTTGTTGCCGATGACCGCAGGTGCCACTTATCTCCTGTATGTCGTGTGGTTCGCATTCCTTTCCCGTCATGATCAGTGGTGGATGGAAATCCTGTTCCTCACCTTGTATTGGGCGTTGTTTACCTGGTTTGACACCATCCGTGCCGACCGAGGTCAACATCTGTCCGAAACGGCGCAGATAGTGGGGCGTATCGTTGCCGGGGTGAATTCGGGGTTATTCGTGAGTCTGTCCTATGCTGCTTCATATCAGGAATACGAAAAATGGGACGGCTTATTGTTGTTATCTGCAGGTGTGTTGTATTTCTGGTTGTCGTACATTGCTGACAAACGGAGATGGGGATCTGCCGAAGCCATTCAGTACCGGATGTCGGCTTTTACCTATGCGGCTGTGGCGACAGCGATGTTTTTCTCTGGTGCGACACTGGGCATCCTCTGGGCGATCGAAGCGGCCGCAGTGGCCCGAATGGGAGCAGTACGGCAGTCGCGAATGGACTGGGCTGCCGCAAGTGGATTGGCCTTCTTGGCATTTTGGATGTGGATCGATCAGAGTGCTTCTATTGATATCACCCAAATATGGCCGCTGTTGAACCAGCAAACGCTGTATTCAGGGGTATTGGCGGCTTCACTTGCGATCGGTGGTTGGTGGGCCCGTCATTTACCGGGAAAAACGAGAACGATGGTGTCCCGAGCGTGGCATGCTGTGGGAGCGTTTACGCTTTTATACTGGATCTCGTTTCAGTCAGATGTGTGGTCCTTTTATCTGGAAAAGGTGGCGAACCATACATGGGCAGAGACGGATGAACGGTTATGGACTGTGATTGCCTGGCTCCTCTACGCACTGGTAATGGCTTGGATCGGTTCCCGGTTTCGGTTGGCGGTTCCGGTTTGGGCGGGAGCGGGTCCGTATGTGCTGGCCGTTTTGTGGGCGATGGTTTTAGGGGAAGGGTATCCTCATGACGTGAGTACATTTGTACCGGTGATCAATATTCGGTTTGCGGCATTTGTCTGTTTGGCAGTCGGCGGATGGCTGTTGAAACGGCAGTTGCAGACAGCTCCCGGTATCGCACCATTTGCTCGTTGGGTGTCTTTGACGGCACACGTGGCGATTTTTCTGCTGATCTGGGAACTGTTGTCCACTGAAACGATGGACGTATTTGACCGGTTGATTGTTTCTGTCCAGCCATCCAAAACCCACACCATTCATTATTATGAAAACCTGCAGCAACTCTCTCTTTCCGGCGTATGGCTGCTTTACTCGATCGCACTGATGGTGATCGGGATCATCCGCCGGGTTCAGACGGTTCGAATGGCGTCAATCGTTCTGTTCGGAATCACAATCTTGAAGATTTTCATTCTGGATTTGTCCTTCCTCGATACGTTGTACCGCATTTTTTCCTTCATCGGATTGGGGTTGATTCTGCTTTCGGTCTCGTTTGTCTATCAGCGGTACAAGGACGTTCTGCAACTGGGAGGAGATAAGAAAGAACATGTCGATGGATGA